A part of Antechinus flavipes isolate AdamAnt ecotype Samford, QLD, Australia chromosome 6, AdamAnt_v2, whole genome shotgun sequence genomic DNA contains:
- the FASTKD5 gene encoding FAST kinase domain-containing protein 5, mitochondrial, with translation MASVIVCRRFPSRIGRTSTFSSTAKNQTRKKQPTQTPQDSFQIPEEINNKPKAAAILKLLNPPGYRVLYNPLAYNSTKEAACGNRSSSISHGQKSPPEKDSSDICEKQIQNTYCVPSSRGMPRIRKAFLGVDINETSGSWPVSKLQVMKGDTEKVAVETFNTFEDPRVFLKLRPEYQHHSYSVPEACQALSIEEGELILHKVIVMQSKLRPQTMVDYFGKLSLLPVQQQSVLLSNNKFTILCQLSLNSIQLFDVSDLISILKAFVQLGIPCSHPMLAVYEGEFCRRVWNMNLDELLLVADLWRCLGYSVPCFLKIFFSYLNLHWKDLSLSQLVHLIYIIGEGRQVPQDLMQKLESLVLKYLDLLNLEETGTICLGFFKSSSSLSEYVMHKIGDKVCAQMQHLSNYALVNILKMFRFTHVDHIDFMKQFGQIAPQRIPSMGVQGVMHVTLACSALRFLDERVMNAVAASLPSRVAYCRSKDMAKILWSFGTLNYEPPNAENFYSSLIDEIRRKKPEFGRFPDHLFTSLLGLAFSERFPVDLLDFALSPEFIRLAQEKSKFELTKELYTLDGTVGIECPDYRGNRLNAELQQEGAAMLWQLARQDMNSKPEFLEALFLLQTILGGPQYIKHHMILPHTRSSDLEVQLDANNKPLPFNEEAITITGTSSHLKHIGVSLTDDLMTQLLTGKSSTPLQVKAKAIENPPDTDKKSRGGALEGAFCSLPGPQAGVSKLAIQVTNRNQYCFGSRHMLGLHSMKRRQLRKLGYTVVELAFWEWFPIFKQTRSEKLFYLREKLFNSAF, from the coding sequence ATGGCTTCTGTGATAGTATGCCGAAGATTTCCAAGCAGGATCGGCAGGACTTCAACATTCTCAAGCACAGCCAAGAACCAAACCAGGAAAAAACAGCCCACTCAAACCCCACAGGATTCTTTTCAGATTCCTGAAGAGATCAACAATAAGCCCAAAGCTGCTGCCATTCTCAAGCTCTTGAATCCTCCAGGTTACCGCGTATTGTACAATCCCCTTGCTTATAATAGTACTAAAGAAGCAGCCTGTGGGAACAGAAGCAGTAGCATTAGTCATGGTCAAAAGAGTCCTCCAGAAAAGGACAGCTCTGATATTTGTGAAAAGCAGATTCAGAATACATATTGTGTCCCCTCTTCTCGGGGAATGCCAAGGATCCGAAAGGCTTTCTTGGGTGTAGACATCAATGAGACTTCTGGTTCTTGGCCTGTGAGCAAACTGCAGGTAATGAAAGGTGATACCGAGAAAGTTGCTGTGGAAACTTTTAACACCTTTGAAGATCCTAGAGTTTTCCTCAAGCTGAGGCCTGAGTACCAGCATCATAGTTACAGTGTACCTGAGGCTTGTCAGGCCTTGTCCATTGAGGAGGGTGAACTGATTTTACACAAAGTGATAGTAATGCAAAGTAAACTTCGGCCCCAAACCATGGTTGACTACTTTGGCAAATTGAGCTTATTGCCCGTGCAGCAGCAGTCTGTACTCTTGTCCAATAACAAGTTCACAATATTGTGCCAATTAAGTCTAAACAGTATACAACTCTTTGATGTTTCGGACCTAATAAGTATTTTGAAAGCATTTGTTCAGTTGGGGATCCCTTGTTCTCACCCAATGCTAGCTGTATATGAAGGAGAATTTTGCCGCAGGGTATGGAATATGAACCTAGATGAGCTTTTATTGGTGGCTGACCTTTGGAGGTGCTTAGGCTACAGTGTACCctgctttttaaagatatttttcagttATCTGAACTTGCATTGGAAAGATCTCTCCTTGTCCCAGCTGgtacatttaatttatattattggtGAAGGTCGGCAAGTGCCTCAGGACCTAATGCAGAAATTAGAATCCTTAGTTCTTAAGTATTTGGATTTACTCAATTTAGAAGAGACTGGCACAATCTGTTTAGGATTCTTCAAATCGAGTAGTAGTCTTTCTGAGTATGTCATGCACAAAATTGGGGACAAAGTTTGTGCCCAGATGCAGCATTTGAGCAACTATGCCCTAGTGAATATACTTAAAATGTTTCGCTTTACTCATGTTGATCACATAGATTTTATGAAGCAGTTTGGACAGATTGCCCCTCAGCGAATACCTTCCATGGGAGTCCAGGGTGTCATGCATGTAACTCTTGCCTGTTCAGCTTTACGCTTTCTGGATGAAAGGGTCATGAATGCTGTAGCTGCTTCATTGCCTTCCAGAGTGGCGTATTGTCGGAGCAAAGATATGGCCAAAATTTTGTGGTCTTTTGGAACTTTGAATTATGAGCCACCTAATGCAGAAAACTTTTATTCCAGCCTGATAGATGAGATTCGCAGAAAGAAGCCTGAGTTTGGCAGGTTCCCTGACCACTTATTCACCAGTTTGCTAGGCCTGGCATTTTCTGAACGCTTTCCAGTAGATCTTCTTGATTTTGCCTTGAGTCCAGAATTTATTAGGCTAGCTCAGGAGAAAAGTAAGTTTGAGCTCACCAAAGAATTGTATACCCTTGATGGCACGGTTGGGATTGAGTGTCCAGATTACAGAGGCAATCGTCTAAATGCTGAGCTTCAGCAAGAGGGGGCAGCGATGCTGTGGCAATTAGCAAGACAAGATATGAACTCCAAGCCTGAATTCCTGGAAGCTCTCTTCTTGCTTCAGACAATTTTAGggggacctcagtacatcaaacATCATATGATTTTGCCTCATACACGATCATCTGATTTAGAAGTTCAGCTTGATGCCAATAATAAACCACTGCCTTTTAATGAAGAAGCCATAACAATAACTGGGACCAGCTCTCACCTGAAACACATAGGGGTCAGTCTTACAGATGATTTGATGACTCAGCTCTTAACAGGAAAATCCAGCACACCTCTTCAGGTTAAGGCAAAGGCCATCGAGAACCCTCCAGATACAGACAAGAAGTCCAGAGGAGGGGCCCTAGAAGGGGCCTTTTGTTCCTTACCAGGGCCACAGGCAGGAGTGTCAAAGTTGGCCATTCAGGTGACAAATAGGAACCAGTATTGCTTTGGTTCTAGGCACATGCTTGGGCTGCACAGCATGAAGAGGAGGCAGCTAAGAAAGCTTGGGTATACTGTGGTAGAACTGGCCTTCTGGGAATGGTTTCCTATATTCAAACAGACACGTTCAGAAAAGCTCTTCTATCTTCGGGAGAAATTGTTCAACTCTGCCTTCTGA